Proteins from a genomic interval of Chloroflexota bacterium:
- the rplO gene encoding 50S ribosomal protein L15: protein MKQHEIPSPKGARRSRTRVGRGNGSKGNYSGRGMKGQRSRSGPGPRPGFEGGQLPLVLKLPTRRGFTNIFRTDYAVVNLGALDERFESGAQVTPEAMVQVGLLRNLKQPVKVLAKGEVTKPLSVTAHRFSAQAREQLVAAGGSAEQLPGKKREKDNAGDVS from the coding sequence GTGAAGCAACACGAGATTCCCTCGCCCAAAGGCGCACGTCGGTCGCGTACTCGCGTGGGGCGCGGCAACGGAAGCAAGGGCAATTACTCAGGGAGAGGCATGAAGGGGCAGAGGTCCCGTTCCGGCCCCGGGCCGCGTCCGGGGTTTGAAGGCGGTCAGCTGCCGTTGGTATTGAAGCTACCAACTCGACGCGGTTTCACCAACATCTTCCGTACGGACTATGCCGTAGTGAATCTGGGCGCGCTGGACGAGCGATTCGAGAGCGGCGCTCAGGTTACGCCAGAGGCCATGGTGCAAGTGGGCCTGCTGCGCAACCTGAAGCAACCGGTCAAGGTGCTGGCCAAGGGCGAGGTCACCAAGCCTCTCTCGGTGACAGCACACCGGTTCTCGGCGCAGGCGCGCGAGCAACTCGTTGCAGCAGGTGGCTCGGCGGAGCAACTGCCGGGCAAGAAGCGGGAGAAGGACAATGCAGGCGACGTCAGCTAG
- the rpmD gene encoding 50S ribosomal protein L30, with product MARLRITWKKSGIGFERNQQATIRSLGLRRLNQTVEREDTPVVRGMLHKVRHMVQVDEVED from the coding sequence ATGGCACGGCTGCGTATAACGTGGAAGAAGAGCGGTATTGGCTTTGAACGCAACCAGCAGGCGACCATCCGGTCCCTTGGTCTGCGCCGGCTCAACCAGACGGTGGAACGCGAGGACACCCCTGTGGTGCGTGGCATGCTTCACAAGGTGCGCCACATGGTGCAGGTTGACGAAGTAGAGGATTAA
- the rpsE gene encoding 30S ribosomal protein S5, with amino-acid sequence MPKLTPYDLAPRVPPEHAGNLTERVLMIRRIAKVTAGGKNMRFNAMVAVGDGRNIVGIGLGKAAAVPDAVRKGVAIARRNLIEVPLRGTTIPHDIVTKYRSSQVVLRPAVDGTGVVAGATVRAVVDLAGIKDILTKAVGNTNPINLSKATMDALASLRDPQVEVERRRARRTPQPAQQQQQGS; translated from the coding sequence ATGCCAAAGTTAACTCCCTACGACCTGGCCCCTCGTGTGCCGCCGGAGCATGCCGGTAACCTGACGGAGCGGGTGCTGATGATCCGCCGAATCGCCAAGGTGACGGCTGGTGGCAAGAATATGCGCTTCAACGCCATGGTTGCTGTTGGCGACGGCCGCAACATAGTCGGGATTGGCTTGGGAAAGGCAGCGGCTGTGCCAGACGCGGTCCGCAAAGGCGTGGCTATCGCTCGGCGCAACCTCATTGAGGTGCCCCTGCGTGGGACGACTATCCCCCACGACATTGTCACGAAGTATCGATCGTCGCAGGTGGTGCTAAGGCCCGCGGTGGACGGCACGGGGGTCGTGGCAGGCGCTACGGTGCGCGCGGTGGTGGACTTGGCGGGCATCAAGGACATCCTGACCAAGGCCGTGGGCAACACAAACCCAATCAACCTGTCAAAGGCGACGATGGACGCGCTGGCCTCATTGCGTGATCCGCAGGTCGAGGTCGAGCGACGCCGGGCCCGGCGGACGCCGCAGCCTGCGCAACAACAGCAGCAAGGGAGTTAG
- the rplR gene encoding 50S ribosomal protein L18, protein MRFKGKAKTARAKRVVRHIRVRRKVQGVTERPRMAVFRSSRHISVQVIDDSVGHTLASASDMDAELRAECQGKPKTEVARLVGAVAASRSKASGVTRVVFDRGGYAYHGRVQALAEAAREGGLEF, encoded by the coding sequence TTGCGGTTCAAGGGGAAGGCCAAGACGGCTCGCGCGAAACGCGTGGTTCGCCATATCCGAGTGCGTAGGAAGGTGCAAGGTGTGACCGAGCGTCCGCGCATGGCGGTCTTCCGCAGCAGCCGGCATATCTCCGTGCAAGTCATTGACGACAGCGTCGGCCACACCCTAGCCTCAGCGTCCGACATGGACGCTGAGCTTAGGGCCGAGTGTCAGGGCAAACCGAAGACTGAGGTTGCTCGCTTGGTTGGCGCGGTGGCGGCGAGCCGCAGCAAGGCCTCCGGCGTGACGAGAGTTGTGTTCGATCGCGGCGGTTACGCCTACCACGGCCGCGTTCAAGCGCTGGCGGAAGCGGCGCGTGAAGGAGGGTTGGAGTTTTAA
- the rplF gene encoding 50S ribosomal protein L6 encodes MVEKTKEKRRIVARIGSMPIVVPRGVDVTLGSANDVTVKGPRGTLQQQFHPDVTIDQQDGVIIIDRPSDHQRVRALQGLTRALLNNMVVGVTEGFQKNLELVGTGYRVQQSGANIILQVGYSHPVDIEAPEGITLTVEGPTRLSVAGCDKQMVGQIAASIRAVRKPDAYKGKGIRYSGEIVRLKPGKSAGR; translated from the coding sequence ATGGTTGAGAAGACGAAGGAAAAGCGGCGCATCGTCGCTCGAATTGGGTCCATGCCCATCGTGGTTCCGAGGGGCGTTGACGTGACCCTTGGGTCGGCCAACGACGTGACGGTGAAGGGCCCGCGAGGCACCCTGCAACAGCAGTTCCACCCAGACGTGACCATTGACCAGCAGGACGGGGTCATTATCATCGACCGTCCGTCCGACCATCAGCGTGTCCGGGCGCTTCAAGGGCTAACGCGGGCGTTATTGAACAACATGGTGGTCGGTGTGACCGAGGGGTTCCAGAAGAACCTGGAACTGGTAGGCACCGGTTACCGCGTACAGCAGTCAGGGGCAAACATTATCCTCCAAGTCGGCTACAGCCATCCGGTGGACATTGAGGCGCCAGAGGGGATCACTTTGACCGTCGAGGGACCAACGCGACTGTCAGTCGCAGGGTGTGATAAGCAGATGGTGGGGCAGATCGCCGCCTCTATCCGCGCAGTGCGCAAGCCTGACGCCTATAAGGGCAAAGGTATCCGCTACAGTGGCGAAATTGTTCGGCTCAAGCCCGGCAAGAGCGCTGGACGCTAG
- the rpsH gene encoding 30S ribosomal protein S8, with product MSGVTDPIADMLTRVRNAGMARHDSVLVPLSKAKQAVADILKDEGFIRDVDTVRSGPWRMLRLRLLYTGRAQTAIRGLKRVSRPGLRVYVGRGEIPRVYGGLGVAILSTSQGVMTGHEARNRGIGGEVLCYVW from the coding sequence GTGAGCGGAGTAACCGACCCCATTGCGGACATGCTGACCCGGGTGCGCAACGCCGGCATGGCGCGGCACGACTCGGTGCTTGTCCCACTTTCCAAAGCAAAGCAGGCGGTCGCCGACATCCTCAAGGATGAAGGATTCATCCGTGATGTGGACACCGTTCGAAGCGGGCCGTGGCGCATGCTACGGCTGCGGCTGCTGTACACAGGCCGTGCTCAGACAGCCATCCGTGGGCTGAAGCGTGTGAGTCGCCCGGGCCTGCGAGTCTACGTGGGCCGTGGTGAGATTCCTCGCGTGTACGGCGGGCTTGGCGTCGCCATCCTCTCGACGTCACAGGGGGTGATGACCGGGCACGAGGCCAGGAACCGGGGCATTGGAGGAGAAGTCCTCTGCTACGTTTGGTAG
- a CDS encoding type Z 30S ribosomal protein S14, whose protein sequence is MAKTSKIAKWRLPVKFSTRQQNRCQLCGRPRAYIRQFGLCRICFRTLALRGEIPGVRKASW, encoded by the coding sequence TTGGCCAAGACCAGCAAGATAGCCAAGTGGCGGTTGCCGGTAAAGTTTTCCACGCGGCAGCAAAATCGGTGCCAGTTGTGTGGGCGCCCGCGGGCGTATATCCGCCAGTTCGGCCTCTGCCGCATCTGCTTCCGCACGCTGGCGCTTCGGGGCGAGATCCCCGGAGTCCGTAAGGCTAGTTGGTAG
- the rplE gene encoding 50S ribosomal protein L5, translating into MPRLLARYREELAPQMQQEFSYANAMEIPKVEKVVINVGLGEALTNGRAMDATMGDIAAITGQRPISRKARRSVAGFKLREGQAVGVMVTLRGDRMYTFLDKLFNTALPRIRDFRGVSRSAFDGRGNYALGLREQIVFPEIDYNQIDRLRGMQVNIITTAKTDQEALRLLDLMGMPFARVQERTAVEV; encoded by the coding sequence CTGCCCAGGCTGCTGGCGCGCTACCGTGAGGAGCTGGCCCCGCAGATGCAGCAGGAGTTTTCCTACGCCAACGCTATGGAGATTCCGAAGGTCGAGAAAGTTGTCATCAACGTCGGACTGGGTGAGGCCTTGACCAATGGGCGCGCCATGGACGCCACCATGGGAGACATCGCGGCGATCACGGGCCAACGGCCCATCTCACGGAAGGCGCGCCGCTCCGTGGCGGGCTTCAAACTGCGTGAGGGCCAGGCAGTTGGTGTCATGGTCACGCTGCGCGGCGACCGGATGTACACGTTCCTCGACAAGCTGTTTAACACCGCGCTGCCCCGTATCCGCGACTTCCGCGGGGTGTCCCGATCGGCCTTCGATGGACGTGGGAACTACGCGCTTGGCTTGCGCGAGCAGATTGTGTTTCCAGAGATCGACTACAACCAAATAGACCGGCTTCGCGGAATGCAGGTCAACATTATCACCACTGCCAAGACGGACCAGGAGGCGCTGCGGCTCCTCGACTTGATGGGGATGCCCTTCGCCCGGGTGCAGGAGCGCACGGCCGTCGAGGTGTAG
- the rplX gene encoding 50S ribosomal protein L24 produces the protein MAQKIRRGDTVVVTKGKDRGKQSIVQRVFPSEGKLYVEGLNMVKRHRRAQPGISQAGIITMEAPLALSNVKVVCPLCNTAARMGFTFLNDGKKVRLCKKCNQPIE, from the coding sequence ATGGCGCAGAAGATCAGAAGGGGCGACACGGTGGTCGTCACAAAGGGCAAGGACCGCGGCAAGCAGAGTATTGTGCAGCGTGTTTTCCCCAGTGAGGGTAAGCTCTATGTGGAAGGCCTCAACATGGTGAAGCGCCACCGCAGGGCCCAGCCCGGCATCAGCCAAGCAGGAATCATTACCATGGAAGCGCCGCTAGCGCTCTCCAACGTCAAGGTGGTGTGTCCGCTTTGCAACACAGCCGCCCGGATGGGATTCACGTTTCTGAACGATGGCAAGAAAGTACGGCTATGCAAGAAGTGCAACCAACCGATCGAATAG
- the rplN gene encoding 50S ribosomal protein L14: protein MIQHMSRLAVADNSGAKQVMCIGIPGSSRRRYAGLGDIITCSIKDAIPNAPDAVRAGKVVKAVIVRVVKNTRRPDGTHIRFDENAAVMLTDALNPIGTRIFGPVARELREKGFMRIVSLAPEVF from the coding sequence ATGATTCAGCATATGTCACGGTTGGCTGTTGCGGACAACTCCGGGGCCAAGCAGGTGATGTGCATTGGTATCCCCGGTTCGAGCCGCAGACGCTACGCAGGGCTCGGCGACATCATCACGTGCTCGATCAAGGACGCCATCCCCAACGCGCCCGACGCGGTGCGGGCGGGGAAGGTCGTCAAGGCCGTCATTGTCCGGGTTGTGAAGAACACACGTCGGCCCGACGGCACCCACATCCGCTTTGACGAGAACGCGGCAGTCATGCTGACGGACGCGCTGAACCCCATAGGCACGCGCATTTTCGGGCCGGTGGCCCGCGAGCTGCGGGAGAAGGGGTTCATGCGCATCGTTTCCCTGGCGCCGGAAGTCTTTTAG
- the rpsQ gene encoding 30S ribosomal protein S17 produces MAMNRRSYVGRVISAKMQNTLVVAVDRVRHHAVYGKALRRKTMLYVHDPLGESQYGDLVRVIECRPVSKTKRFRLQAVLQRHEMLRPEEVAEAEAVMAEAVEVIEAPVAVADTEKSPDPAADVETVVATHEAEGEDEAVTAEAEVDDDAPVVADEVDEVEDPESIRDEALDEQPESPSSEDAQELVSEEPSEEPVAELDADEPVEAESATAETEAEVADAEPESIDAEVAEVEPENIEAEAGVTESEPESAEVEAAAEEPVTETEEASSKDGEAPRKEDA; encoded by the coding sequence ATGGCAATGAATCGGAGAAGCTACGTCGGGCGGGTAATCAGCGCCAAGATGCAGAACACCTTGGTGGTGGCCGTAGACCGCGTGCGCCACCACGCCGTGTACGGAAAGGCGCTGCGCCGCAAGACAATGCTCTACGTCCACGATCCGCTGGGCGAGTCGCAGTACGGCGACCTAGTGCGGGTGATCGAGTGCCGCCCGGTGTCCAAGACCAAGCGGTTCCGCCTGCAGGCTGTACTACAGCGACATGAAATGCTGCGCCCGGAGGAAGTCGCGGAGGCAGAGGCCGTGATGGCAGAGGCCGTTGAGGTAATCGAGGCGCCGGTTGCGGTGGCCGACACTGAGAAATCGCCCGATCCCGCGGCTGACGTCGAGACCGTGGTGGCCACCCACGAGGCGGAGGGCGAAGACGAGGCCGTGACCGCTGAGGCCGAGGTCGATGATGACGCACCCGTCGTAGCAGATGAGGTAGACGAGGTCGAAGATCCAGAGTCCATCCGCGATGAAGCCCTGGACGAGCAGCCAGAAAGCCCCAGTTCTGAGGACGCGCAGGAATTGGTGAGTGAAGAACCCAGCGAGGAACCTGTAGCCGAACTGGACGCAGACGAACCAGTCGAAGCTGAGAGTGCAACTGCAGAGACTGAGGCAGAGGTCGCGGACGCGGAGCCCGAAAGCATTGATGCTGAGGTCGCGGAAGTGGAGCCTGAAAACATAGAAGCTGAGGCAGGAGTCACAGAATCTGAGCCTGAGAGCGCTGAAGTTGAGGCAGCCGCGGAGGAGCCCGTGACTGAGACGGAAGAGGCGTCCTCAAAGGACGGGGAAGCTCCCCGGAAGGAGGACGCATGA
- the rpmC gene encoding 50S ribosomal protein L29, translating to MRVDEVREKSTDDLQEELDESYRELMNLRFRWMTHQLPSVSEMKRVKKTIARIKTVMRERELGIH from the coding sequence ATGCGCGTAGACGAAGTTCGAGAGAAGAGCACGGACGATCTCCAAGAGGAGCTGGATGAGTCCTACCGGGAACTGATGAACCTTCGGTTCCGGTGGATGACGCATCAGTTGCCCAGCGTGAGCGAGATGAAGCGAGTCAAGAAGACCATCGCGCGCATCAAGACGGTGATGCGTGAGCGGGAGTTGGGGATTCACTAG
- the rplP gene encoding 50S ribosomal protein L16: MQQPKRLKYRKVHRGRRKGAATSGATLHFGDYGLKTLDTAWLTARQIEAARRAVVRYLRRGGQLWIRVFADKPVTKKPLETRMGKGKGGVDHYVAVAKRGRMLFELSGVSEEQAKEGLRLAAAKLPVQTKIVTREDYFLHTVN; encoded by the coding sequence ATGCAGCAACCTAAGCGGCTCAAGTACCGCAAGGTGCACCGGGGACGCCGTAAGGGTGCGGCAACCTCCGGTGCAACCCTGCACTTTGGCGACTACGGCCTCAAGACCTTAGACACAGCTTGGCTCACGGCTCGACAGATAGAGGCGGCGCGCCGCGCTGTCGTGCGCTATCTCCGCCGCGGTGGCCAGCTGTGGATTCGTGTATTTGCAGACAAGCCCGTGACCAAGAAACCTTTGGAGACCCGGATGGGCAAGGGCAAGGGCGGCGTCGACCACTACGTGGCCGTCGCCAAACGCGGTCGGATGCTCTTCGAGCTTTCCGGCGTGTCTGAGGAGCAGGCGAAGGAAGGACTGAGGCTGGCCGCGGCCAAGCTTCCGGTGCAGACCAAGATCGTAACCCGGGAGGACTACTTCCTCCATACGGTGAACTAG
- the rpsC gene encoding 30S ribosomal protein S3, protein MGHKTHPIGFRLGIIKDWDSRWFAAKKQDYRNTLQEDLRLRNAILTRYPEAGIPQVEIERGPQDVSVVIWTARPGIVIGRQGQRVEEMRQALEALTERRVRISVQEVRQPETVAALVARSCAEQLERRVAHRRAMQQTATRSMQAGVQGVKIIVSGRLGGADIARREKVMMGRVPLHTIRADVDFAISEASTTMGRIGVKVWVYKGDIVPLREQEAAEDLGPIEVTMRAEDEAADQKVIDRAEAAAEGEPDAAT, encoded by the coding sequence GTGGGACATAAGACGCACCCTATTGGTTTCCGTCTCGGCATAATCAAGGACTGGGACAGCCGGTGGTTCGCCGCCAAAAAGCAGGACTATCGCAACACGCTGCAGGAAGACCTGCGGCTGCGCAACGCGATCCTGACCCGCTACCCGGAGGCCGGCATCCCGCAGGTGGAGATTGAGCGGGGGCCCCAGGACGTTTCAGTAGTCATCTGGACCGCCCGTCCCGGCATCGTCATTGGCCGCCAGGGTCAGCGGGTGGAGGAGATGCGGCAGGCGCTGGAGGCCCTGACGGAGCGGCGTGTCCGGATTTCCGTGCAGGAGGTCCGGCAGCCGGAAACAGTGGCTGCTCTGGTGGCCCGCAGCTGCGCCGAGCAGCTCGAGCGCCGCGTGGCGCACCGCCGCGCCATGCAGCAGACGGCGACGCGATCCATGCAAGCGGGCGTTCAGGGCGTCAAGATCATCGTGAGCGGACGGTTGGGTGGCGCTGACATCGCTCGACGGGAGAAGGTCATGATGGGGCGGGTGCCCCTCCACACCATCCGCGCGGACGTCGACTTCGCCATCAGCGAGGCAAGCACGACGATGGGCCGCATCGGAGTAAAAGTGTGGGTCTACAAGGGCGACATAGTTCCGTTGCGCGAGCAGGAGGCGGCTGAGGACCTTGGCCCTATAGAAGTAACGATGCGAGCTGAGGACGAGGCTGCAGACCAGAAGGTTATCGACCGAGCGGAGGCCGCCGCAGAAGGAGAGCCCGATGCAGCAACCTAA
- the rplV gene encoding 50S ribosomal protein L22 translates to MAVQATHRNFGMSPQKVRRVLGMVRGKPVYQALAALQYVPSPTAVAVSKVIRSAVANAENNRFMIPETLKVVAAYADDAPRLRRYRPQSRGRISPIKRRSCHITVVVDRGS, encoded by the coding sequence GTGGCGGTACAGGCAACACACAGGAACTTCGGCATGTCGCCGCAGAAGGTGCGGCGAGTGTTGGGCATGGTGCGAGGTAAACCGGTCTACCAGGCGTTGGCCGCGCTCCAGTACGTGCCCAGCCCTACTGCCGTCGCGGTGTCGAAGGTAATCCGGTCCGCCGTGGCAAACGCGGAGAACAACAGATTCATGATTCCGGAAACGCTGAAGGTGGTGGCGGCCTACGCGGACGACGCCCCCCGGCTGCGCCGCTACCGGCCGCAGTCCCGAGGGCGCATTAGTCCCATCAAACGAAGGTCCTGCCACATCACCGTTGTCGTGGACCGGGGGAGTTAG
- the rpsS gene encoding 30S ribosomal protein S19, protein MGRSVKKGPYVHPKLQRKVDAAQRTQEKVVIRTWSRASMIMPDMVGLTIAVHDGRRHVPVYMTENMVGHRLGEFAPTRTFRGHAGRSERTTRPRG, encoded by the coding sequence ATGGGCAGGTCCGTTAAGAAGGGGCCTTACGTCCACCCCAAGCTACAACGGAAGGTGGACGCGGCCCAGCGAACACAAGAGAAGGTGGTCATCCGCACATGGTCAAGGGCTTCCATGATCATGCCGGACATGGTGGGCCTCACCATCGCTGTACACGACGGGCGCCGGCACGTGCCGGTATATATGACGGAGAACATGGTAGGGCACCGTCTTGGCGAGTTCGCGCCCACTAGGACATTCAGAGGCCATGCGGGCCGCAGCGAGCGGACCACCAGGCCGCGGGGCTAG
- the rplB gene encoding 50S ribosomal protein L2, which produces MGLKQFKPITPGMRQLVRPDFSEITKSKPERSLLRPLRKHGGRNRQGRLTVRHRGGGHKRMYRVIDFKRRDKAGVPGVVHSIEYDPNRSARIALIHYRDGDKRYILWPVGVKVGDPIMSGSNAEIRAGNAMSLRSMPLGTVVHNIELQPGRGAQMVRSAGGSAQVMAREERYTQLRLPSGEIRRVLSENYATIGQVGNSEHAATSIGKAGRNRWLGKRPEVRGKVMNPRDHPHGGGEGRNPIGLRYAKTKWGKPALGVKTRRNKETSRFIVRRRRIGYGQVR; this is translated from the coding sequence ATGGGTCTCAAGCAATTCAAGCCGATCACGCCGGGCATGCGCCAGCTGGTGCGGCCCGACTTTAGCGAGATTACGAAGAGCAAGCCGGAGCGCTCGCTGCTGCGGCCTTTGCGAAAGCACGGCGGCCGAAACCGGCAGGGGCGTCTCACGGTTCGCCACCGCGGCGGTGGCCACAAGCGCATGTACCGCGTCATCGACTTCAAACGGCGCGACAAGGCGGGCGTCCCCGGCGTGGTGCACAGCATCGAGTACGATCCGAACCGCTCGGCGCGCATTGCGCTCATCCACTACCGCGATGGCGACAAGCGCTACATTTTGTGGCCGGTGGGTGTGAAGGTGGGAGACCCCATCATGTCGGGGTCAAACGCCGAAATCCGTGCCGGCAATGCGATGTCCCTGAGGTCCATGCCGCTGGGTACGGTCGTCCACAATATTGAACTGCAGCCCGGGCGAGGCGCACAGATGGTGCGCAGCGCTGGAGGCAGTGCCCAGGTGATGGCTCGCGAGGAGCGTTACACGCAGCTCCGGCTCCCCTCCGGCGAGATCCGGCGCGTACTGAGCGAGAACTACGCGACGATCGGGCAGGTGGGCAATTCGGAGCACGCCGCAACGTCGATTGGGAAGGCCGGGCGCAACCGGTGGCTGGGCAAGCGGCCCGAGGTGCGCGGCAAGGTGATGAACCCGCGCGACCATCCCCACGGCGGCGGTGAGGGCCGTAACCCCATCGGATTGCGATATGCCAAGACCAAGTGGGGCAAGCCAGCCCTGGGTGTGAAGACACGCCGCAACAAGGAAACCAGCCGGTTTATCGTGCGACGAAGAAGGATAGGTTATGGGCAGGTCCGTTAA
- the rplW gene encoding 50S ribosomal protein L23 has translation MAQLTGVLIGPVVTEKSTRLQDENKYTFRVALHANKTIVKQAVETLFGVKVEKVTVVRLPGKMKRFGPRMSKGPDKKKAIVTLRQGDRITVFEGV, from the coding sequence ATGGCACAGTTGACGGGTGTGCTCATCGGCCCCGTGGTTACGGAAAAGAGCACACGTCTGCAAGACGAGAACAAATACACCTTCCGAGTGGCACTCCACGCCAACAAGACCATCGTCAAGCAGGCGGTGGAGACGTTATTTGGAGTGAAGGTCGAGAAGGTGACTGTGGTGCGCCTGCCGGGCAAGATGAAGCGGTTCGGCCCACGTATGAGCAAGGGGCCGGACAAGAAGAAGGCCATCGTGACGCTGCGGCAGGGCGATCGCATCACAGTGTTTGAGGGCGTGTAG